Part of the Citrus sinensis cultivar Valencia sweet orange chromosome 2, DVS_A1.0, whole genome shotgun sequence genome, ACTCTTCAATACAGTctcaaaaacaaatgaaattgatTACTAGGaatttcaacaaaaagaaaatgccacACCTGCCCTTGTTgcttcttctcttctcttgcTCACGGATGGCTTCTCAACTTCGTCGAGCCTTGCCTTTCCTTTTCGAGACTTTAGGCCCTTGCCCGATACTCGCAAAAAAAGGGCTCAAAATTGTACAAGGGAATAGCTTTTATTGTTATATGAGTAACATTAACATGTCTCTTACTATTTCGTACAACTGGTTGCACATGAAACTGGGTTTATATTTATCACATATGCGGGAAAACCAGATAAATTTCTGTGATTACAGTACAGaaattaatcaattgatacctggtaaaaaaaaattttaaaaaaaattcaagaaaaagaattaaataaggcaaaaacaaaattaaaacttccTCTAACAGggaaaattaatctaactaattTTTACCCCAAAAATTCCAAATCCTTTCTCCAAGAAAATTCACAACCTTCGCAACAGACCCTTTCTCCTCTTCCACTTCATCGTCATCTTCACCACCATGATCACCTTCACCAAGATCCTTAGCAGCAGCCGCACCAGCATCTGAACTGGTCAGTTCCGGCAAGCCCGACTCTCCGTCTTTAAACTGATCATCATCGCAAACTCTCTTATTgcctctcttcttcttcttcttgagACTCCTCTTATTAGTCTCTCGAAACAACCCTTCTTCATAGGCCTCTATAATCTCATGTATCAGTTGACGCTTTGGTGACATGTCCCAACGTGCCCAAAAGCTCTTGTAACACCTAAAACAGTTGCAATTAAACAAAGGCGCGTGCTCACCATCGCCGCCGCCACCACCACCCCGAGTACTCTTGTGGGTAGTTTTGTAACTATTAGCcgttgtattattattattattattattattattggtgcTGGTGCTGCCACAGAACAAGATGAGATAGGCCAAGACTTCTTTGTCTTCGGGCGAGAGGGCTGCAGCTAGGATTAGGATCGTTGGTGGAAGAAATGATAAAGCTGGCACCGGTGATGGGTGAACTTTTCCTTTCATATTACTCAGCTTCTTCATAATCTTGAGCTTCTATTATTTGTGGGATCAGAGTGATTCTCCAAAGTCTTTGGTTAATTATAACTGGAAACTGGTTttggcttttgttttttgagtATAATTTGGTCTGTTTGAACTCTGTCTTTGAAATTTTCACAGTTATTAATTCCAGCAGCGTCTTTTTAAATTGTGTATATTTTCTGAACAATGTTCGTGATTGACTAACGCGCTTATCTCTTCAGCGTCTCTAACTACATATGCATTTGGAATTGAGATGctatagtttttaaattatagttattgtataaaaaaaattataattttaaaataaaaattaataatatataataaataaaattttgataaaattattaaaaatttaatagattttttattatacaagcgaaaaaatatattaaaataatttctaaattacagtaattaatatttatcaaacactttagtgctgtaacttttaagctacagctgtccaacctcaattccaaacacaCCATACGTTGACTAAATTCAGATGGCTtatgttaatatataattaatgaataaggAATATAATAACATATAGCTTCCTATTTTTGTCCTATTTCTTATATAAGAACATATATAGATAGTGCGCATACTATTAAAGGACTGTGACGAAGTAGAGGtgacaatttttttacatGACCCATTAATATGacacaaatatataaatttagtttaattaaaattgtaataattattaattgagttggatttgagacagatatttaatattctattgggtttagattttaaatttttaatacgaAAACCTGTTTatgatatgattattatttaattaattacattatattgaatatatttgtcatgctttaaaatcatttagctatatttaaagtaaaatttgtTAGAGCTGAATAggcaatttcttaaaataaaagtatgaaaatatgttaaaataggttttttctaaaaaaattggtaaaattaTGTTTGACAAATAACATGATTATGATGGAATAATAAATTGGTTGGTTCAGCCTTGACACTATTAATCATATTCAGTTCAAATTTAACACAACATGCCAACTCAAACTACCACTTCTATGATCCCTCTTTTTGATCACTAAGTGCCTAtttggtatggcttatttaaTGGCTATAAgtacttatttaatctcatatgCTCTTATTATAATCTTTATTGTTGTTTGGTCTTTTTTTACTAGAgcttaaataaactattttgcCTCTACTAGTAAAGTCTCAAATTTTGGACTTTTGGAAGTagaggttgaaattttttttaaatgttaaaatatcctctacttatttgacaattttattttattattttcataatataactttaaaaaaacatgtctattaaagtaatttaatagatttttaataaaatctcttgttgccaatcaaacaacaaaatttttttaaggtaaaaattgtattttaaaagctCTATTACCAAAagttctatttaaataaactttactTGAAAAACTGTACCAAACGAAGCCTAAATAATTAACCTTCATATATTAAGTTTTGACAAGCTCAAATATGAGTATGGCAATATAATCTTGACATTCAAAGGTATTTTTATGTCTTTTGAATAAAGAATAGAGACTTCCAGATTGAGGACATATTTGATACTAATGTATAAATTATGTCCTCATTTTATGAAAATGTAAGAGGTAAGGGAGTCGAATGTTAATCTCGAATGAAAATACATGACCGGTAGTGAACGTGGAATTTTGGTGGATGCAAACGAGAGTGGGGCATGACTGGCGATGAATAGTCCATGTTGGATGGTGGGATCGTCGAGGTCGGGAAAATTCCAGGACAGCGCGGTGCATACAAAGATCACTCTCTAGTCTCTTCTTGTTCCTTTTTCACTGTAATTCAGCAATTAATGTGAggccattaattaattatgcatATTATGTCTTGACCAGTTCTCCTTGGACAATATCCTGACGGTAGCCGACACCGTTTTGTTTGCTTCCTTTCTTACACATTATTAGTACATACTGTGTGTGTGTTTGAAAATTGCCTACATGCAgtctgaaaaaattaaaaaaaatgcgtTTCAATTGGCgacaaatgaattaatattgtaTGACCATGTGGTTCGTAGTAGGCGTGTTCGCGGATCGAATTTTATGGATTAGACATCAATCTATATTTGATCCATGATTTTacggattataatttttcaattcaatccaatccacgaattgataaaattcaatccaaatccaatctatacgtctgcggatcggatgcggatttgactcaatccatatccaatccacaattttacatattagttttcgaattaaaaatttttagttctctccaactaatgaaataaaaaaaatctaatataaaaataattttgctaccaattaaatttaaaattgaataaaatttaaataaataaattatttaaataaagctaaaataatacatttaaagtttcaaaatataacacatcgagactaattattcaaataaaggtACAATAATacgttcaaagtttcaaaatataacacaccaagcttaattattcaaataaagttacaataatacgtTAATATAACaccgaaattaattgttcaaataaagccacaattaatttaaattgcgAAGTTTCGGAAACCAAACACAGTCTGATCCTTCACCAGGGCTGTTGCGCCTGTCGAAAAGTGGTGATTACGGAGCCGTCCACGATAGGAACCAGGAGAAGCCGTACGGGTGGCGATCTTGAAGGTTGTGATAGTGAAATTATTCAGCTAGAACTAGTGAATGTGAAGTGGCTCGATGAACTTGGAAAAGAAGATGGCTTGCTCTCGCCGGAATCGCGCAGCTGATGTCCTTCAAATCCGTGTCGAGAGTGTATCCAACCAGTATTGAGTATTGCTAGTGTGTGTGACGGCGGGGAAGCTTAGggttttttgtttgcaaattgttggtgaCTTGGCGTCATGTTAATTTGCTTTTGGGTGACtttgcaaattgttggtgaCTTGACGTTATGTTACTTTGCTTTTGCTAGTGTGTGtgactttacttttattttgttttataatttttacaagttatatttgtatatttgattatttaattatttttcattttatattattattgagtaATGGCTAAGATATGTCATAGTGCTTATGTAACTATGTAATatcacatttataaattttttaattaaatttataataattttttaattaaatttataataattttttaattaaatttataataattttttaattaattatatatatatatatatatatttttttttttttttgcggattCACAGATTTCTGcggatttacagaagtaaatccatatccaatccatcgactgcggatttttaaattttcaatccatatccaatccaccaatccacGGATTAGATTTATACGGATTGGATTGAGCAGATCGGATTagattctgaacacccctagTTCGTAGTTACGCATGATTGATATATCCTCATCATTTAGGTTTGTGAACATGGCCAAAAGATTACACAAAATAGGACGACattatttatgataaattttatgctTGGACAGCACAATCTATTCATATATGTGCAATGTTGTATTGTCACAAACATTTTACGGTGTGGGCACCTGCATTTcagaatgattatatatttgtaatatttactATACTTATTATATTCATAGATAATTAAATGccgaaattatttgaatatcaaactcaaattaaataaatactacatatataattaatataatttcatatatttggGTAACCAAAGTCACTATGCATACAGTAGAGAGAACACAGGCCTGTGCGAGGCATACATGCAGTGCCGTTTTATCAAAGAAACTTCGCAAGAGCAGACTTGACCACATGATCAGCGATGATGCGATTGGTTTTCTGCGTCGGATGAAAGGCATCCCAAAAGACATATTTATCAGCATTTGTGCATGAAAACATACTGTCACGGGCGCATGCGTAGCCCATTTCGAACATTCCCGTTGCGCAGCATGCCACTTCTGTAACGTCGAATCCTGTCACCCaaaaaaaccataaaataagtttgatatatgtatatatgagTTCATTTGCATGTATTTcgaataatattttcaaaccaaaacAATTTGGGCTTATCTAGCACATATTGTGTTTGTTGGGATGATCTGTCTCCCTCTATTAGAAAGGGTTTGCTCGAGTACCCTCGGGGTTTTTCAGATATCGGTTCACCATGTAATTGACTTGTAATTCATTCGTAtcctctctttctctcattaataaaatttctacaaaattcctttaaaaaaatggagaaagagggtaaatttatagtttttttcaacattttatcttttttttttaatcctaatAACATTGCTGATTATTAAGGATTTATAATAAGTGACTTTAAGAATCTAGTTACTACAAGCCGTGAACTCATTAAAAACCGCGTCAACTAACTTAATGATCAGTGTGAATGTTCTTAATTGtcgaaaccaaaaaaatatttatattcttcAAAAGGTGGttggaggaaaagaaaaaaaggtctttataattataaagCATTTAGGAGTGAAGACAATTACGTGAACTTGTAAGAAAGTGACACGTCATAAAAgcaagaaatgaaataaatgaaagtaaCTAACGTACCATAAAGAGCAGGTCTTCGTATGATCTGCATGAAAGCAAAATAAGGATTCGAAAACACAAGTTTGATTCCAGGAAGCTCTTTGTTTAACTTCAAAACTAATCCACTCAATTTGCCATTAAACTGCGAAGCCACATTGTTGTATCTCTCAACACATTCATGTTGCCCCATTAGATTTGTGGTTCTTTCCAATGGCATGCAGCCCATTGGAGGCAGCCCTCCGAGAGAGATCTTTCGAGCTCCGAGATTGTACAGACTTTTAACGAAATTCTGGGCAATGTCTGAAAGAAAATCTTGGTATCCTGTAATGGTGAACTGAGTTCGACGGCTGCCGGGACCCGCCGGCATAGCATAGTAGTTCTCAAGGAAGTCGTTTGTTCCTGCGCTTATTACGTGTAGAGCCTCACTGATTATTTCGTTTGCTTTTGTCTCTCCAAGATAAGCTCTCAGTAACTTCTGGTAATCCTTGTAGTACTCCAGCTCCTTCCACAAAGGTATCACAGCCTACAAGCCAAAAAATAAGACAGGAAAATCACTTTAATTTACAGCTATTAtccgaaaataaaaaattgttcagTGAGCAATATCGCCGATCAATAATTGCACCTATTCTGTATTAAAGCTGTGAATTAACCAGACACAATGCAAAtcattaataacaaatttaaaagttattgatAATATTGGACGTTTGATCTAAAAGCAATTAGCCCTTGCGCGAACAAATTTAAACGAATATTAAAAAGCTTCACATATGGAACAAgcccaaaagagaaaaatagaaaCCTAACGAAGATAGAAGACTATGAAGATCAATGTGTACAAATTGGCTATGATAGTTGGCCAGTACCTAAATATTTGTATGAAGCAACAGTGTAATTAATATTGGCTCTACACTTACAAGTACATTAGAAGTGGCATTATCATAGCCGGTTGCAGCAGAAGCAAACGTAACACCAGTGGCAAAATCTGAGATATTATATGCAGGATCCAAGTAAGCAGGAATCGTTGGCTTGACACCTAAGGCCTCAGAAATAAAATCAGTAGCAATTTTTCCATTAGAGAACCTTCCGGTGGCACGGCCACCGTTAAAATCACGACCATACGGCTGAAAATTGCTCCTTGCAACCGtaggaataaaattattgtttccCGCATCAACTGATGAGTCTCCAAACACGATCACTGCTggaagttttgcttgaatttcGGAAACAAACACAAGAAACTGACATAAAAGGAACCATATGAGGTATGCGtaagccatttttttttttttcctagtgTCTCtcttgcaataaaaacccaggCAATGAGAATAGAGATAGGATATTGTGAcctatataaataaattagtggAAGAGTAAATGAGAGTTGATATTTG contains:
- the LOC102607907 gene encoding GDSL esterase/lipase At2g04570-like — its product is MAYAYLIWFLLCQFLVFVSEIQAKLPAVIVFGDSSVDAGNNNFIPTVARSNFQPYGRDFNGGRATGRFSNGKIATDFISEALGVKPTIPAYLDPAYNISDFATGVTFASAATGYDNATSNVLAVIPLWKELEYYKDYQKLLRAYLGETKANEIISEALHVISAGTNDFLENYYAMPAGPGSRRTQFTITGYQDFLSDIAQNFVKSLYNLGARKISLGGLPPMGCMPLERTTNLMGQHECVERYNNVASQFNGKLSGLVLKLNKELPGIKLVFSNPYFAFMQIIRRPALYGFDVTEVACCATGMFEMGYACARDSMFSCTNADKYVFWDAFHPTQKTNRIIADHVVKSALAKFL
- the LOC102608195 gene encoding uncharacterized protein LOC102608195 encodes the protein MKKLSNMKGKVHPSPVPALSFLPPTILILAAALSPEDKEVLAYLILFCGSTSTNNNNNNNNNTTANSYKTTHKSTRGGGGGGDGEHAPLFNCNCFRCYKSFWARWDMSPKRQLIHEIIEAYEEGLFRETNKRSLKKKKKRGNKRVCDDDQFKDGESGLPELTSSDAGAAAAKDLGEGDHGGEDDDEVEEEKGSVAKVVNFLGERIWNFWGIN